The following are encoded together in the Glycine max cultivar Williams 82 chromosome 8, Glycine_max_v4.0, whole genome shotgun sequence genome:
- the LOC100527077 gene encoding uncharacterized protein LOC100527077, with protein MSDIAMLVAEEYERRVKSLRKSGGGTGAGEFDMVSCVSVIVSRLKEKKQLLQWVLEPKTQVAMAASNSFFSA; from the coding sequence ATGTCTGACATTGCTATGCTGGTGGCTGAGGAGTACGAGAGGAGGGTCAAGAGTTTAAGAAAGTCCGGTGGTGGAACTGGAGCCGGGGAATTTGACATGGTTTCTTGTGTTTCGGTGATAGTGTCGAGGCTCAAGGAAAAGAAACAACTTCTGCAATGGGTTTTGGAGCCCAAGACTCAAGTCGCTATGGCTGCTTCCAACAGCTTCTTCTCTGCTTAa
- the LOC100779108 gene encoding nucleolin has translation METKQSSVTVTLSYGALTCAAEFLATLLASAVVKASLLAPDLYRLLLINTPTAKGESKIQSEDKQRDAEGEDGNDDEGDDDDDGDGGFGEGEEELSSEDGGGYGNNSNNKSNSKKAPEGGAGGAEENGEEDEDEDGDDQDDDDEDDDDDDEEDEAGEEEDEDGAEDEENEEDEEDEEALQPPKKRKK, from the exons ATGGAGACTAAACAGAGTTCGGTGACGGTTACGCTCAGTTACGGCGCGTTGACGTGCGCCGCGGAATTTCTCGCGACTTTGCTAGCTTCTGCTGTCGTCAAAGCCTCGCTTTTGGCCCCG GATCTCTACCGGCTGCTATTGATCAACACGCCTACTGCCAAAGGAGAGAGCAAAATTCAGAGTGAAGACAAGCAACGTGATGCAGAGGGAGAAGATGGTAACGATGATGAAGGCGACGATGACGACGATGGAGATGGTGGATTTGGGGAGGGTGAAGAGGAGTTGTCATCTGAAGATGGAGGTGGATATGGCAACAATTCCAACAACAAGAGCAACTCAAAGAAGGCACCCGAAGGTGGCGCAGGAGGGGCAGAAGAGAATggggaagaggatgaagatgaagatggtgATGATCAAGATGACGACGATGAGGATGACGATGATGATGACGAAGAGGACGAGGCAGGTgaagaagaggatgaagatgGTGCTGAGGATGAGGAGaatgaagaggacgaggaagaTGAGGAAGCATTGCAGcccccaaagaaaagaaagaagtga